In Tursiops truncatus isolate mTurTru1 chromosome 10, mTurTru1.mat.Y, whole genome shotgun sequence, the sequence GACTGAACAGAGCAAAACAGTCAGAACTGGGTGATGCATGTGGGGGGAGCGCAATGGCATGTGCTAGTGGGAACTTGTCAGCCCTTGGCTGTATACATATGTGATGTGTACTGTCATGCACCATGTGCCCCCAGGTGGACATATAAAGAAAGGGACACAGCCCAGCCTCTCCCAGCTAGAATTCTGGGGTAGAAATGCCTGGAAGGAATGGATGTCCTCAGTCCCTCCTCCACCAACCTAATTCTGGAACAGAGATATTGGGAAAATCTCACAGGACTTCCCACCTGTAGACCCCTTCTTTAAGGCACCAGCCAGCCGCCCCCCTTATACTTTGTAGCTGGCCCAGTCATCCTCCTGTTTTGTTCACAGAGGGCTTGACTCTTGgggctttccttttctccttccctgatCCCGTCAGCATCCCATACCCCCGGGAACCCCTGGCCTCTGCAGTCCTtgtcctcctccccccacctcagccACCCATCTTCCAAGTCACCACCAATGAAGACGTGACCTTCATCATCTCCATTCAGAACGTTCCTCCTCTTATAGCACCTTGTGCTCAGCATCTCCCCTGCCACaattcttccctccctgcctcaaGACCTCCTTTCTCCTTGCCCAGTTTGGGTCCAGTCCCAGAGCTATAACCAGGCCCTTGACACACTCCTGGAGACCCTAGCTGCTCACCCTGTGCAGCTCTAACCCACATCTTGCTTTAACCCTTCTCCAGCTTCACTAGGTTGTGCCCATCAGCATACAGGCCACTCCCTGACCCACCTTCTTAAATGAACTTCCTTGAACTCCACATCTCCCCTCTCCAGCTCAACTCTCTGTTCCCTGAGCCCTTGCAAAACTTCACCAGTATTGTCCACATTTGCCATCTCCCCTTTACCTTGCCTCACTCCTTTGGCCCTTTTTAGTTGAGCTCTCATTCCACCGTTCCAGTGAAACCCTTGTGTCCAGGTGGCCAAGGCCTTGGGGCCTCCAATTTCCCCAGCTTCAGGGCCATCAGCTGTCTTCAatgcctctttccttccctcctgggTCCTTGGGCCCTTTGCTCACTCAGGTTCTCTCCTACCTCACCAGCCTCATCTCCTCTCCAGTCCCCATTCTAGCACTATGTTGGTTTCCTCACTGCACTCATCTCCCTCTTTGTCTTCCTGAGTTGACTATAAATTCCACAAAATTAGGGACTGGGCCTCGCTCTGAAGGGTCCCAGCATTCAGCCAGCACTGGACACATAGTAGGGGTGTGACTAAACCCTGGAATGGTACACTGGCTTGTGGTGCCACCCAATGTAGCCTTGCCTCCTCTCTTGAGACGTCATTCCTGGGTGTACATGTAGGTCCTTGAGTTTTCCAGCTCCCGAGGGCAGGACTGAGGGGACCCCTCTCCTCTCTCCGACCCCAGATCTCTCCAGGAACCAGGCAGCTCTGGCCTCCACTGAGGCATCTTCAGAATTCCAAGACTGTCTCCGGAATGCTGGGCCTCTCTGGGGAGCGCCCAGTCTGGGGCACAGGTGGGGAgcctgtggagtggctgggcggAGTATGGACAGCTGCTGACCTTCTGGCTGGAGCCTAAGTGCTGTGGCAGCTGTCCCTCTTGCAAGCACCACTGCTGACACCTCCACTTCCTTGCAGCCCCCCATCTACCCAAAGCCAGTTTCACTGTTCTGGCTGTAGCTCTGGCCTGGGTGCCCCCAGTAAGCTGAGAGCCACAAGGCCCCATGCCTCTATTCCCTGCCAGGGAGGGAAAGTGGGTTGCTGGAGCCGTGAGGTTTGCAGGAACTGGAAATCATGCCCATCAGAATCTGTTCCATCAGACAGAGTCCTCGGCTGGGAGCCAGGTGGCTCTGCTCTCTCCCAGACTCACTGGATGAACTTGACAGGCCCCTGAGTCTCTCTGGGCCCCAGGGTCCTTACCTGTCAAATGGGCAAGGGGAGTAGACGATATGCCCCTCGGTCCCGGGGAGTCAACGTCGCTGGCAGGAAATCCAGGTGAGCGGGCAGATGGACTGGAGCTACAGGCCCGCAGAGCCCCCACAGAGCCCTGCTTCTCCCCAACCAGAAGCGAGAGGGAGCCATGGCAGCCGTGCCAAGTGGCATCCAGGGCCTAGCCTGGTGCTGAGTGATTGCCCTCTCCAAGTATAGGACCCCTCAGCTGCCAACTGGCTGACTAAAGCCAtggcccccaggagcctgtgaaatgcagattcctgggccacGACAGACTccaggtgtggaattgctggagaTGGGGCCTGGGTACCAGCAGTTATAGAAAGGAGCCGGGTGGGTATGGAGCGTGGTAGTCTCTGATCTAACCTAACCCCTCCTGCAGAAGGTGGTGTGCAAGGGTGGTTAGAGCACAGGTTCTGGGACAGGGACAGAAATGGTCAGGGCAGGAATCCACCCTAGTGAAGATTAGGGAATGAAAGCCAGACACCAGGCCTCCAGGGAGCAGGGCTTTATTTGAATTCCCTaggacagggctgggggaggTAGTCAGGGAGGGCCCGTGGTCAAGGACACACCCAAGTTCACATCCTGGGGACCCTAGCCCCCTGCCCCTaaccccagggcccagctggagTTGGAAGTTGGCACAGGCAGCTCTGGGAGAAGGTCGGTGTCTACTCCACCCCCTTCATGAATTCCAGGAACTCTGTGAGAGAGGGGCAGGCATAGGTCAGAGGTCGGGGCTGGGCAGGGCATGGGCACTGGGGATTCAGCACACCCTTACTCACCGTCATAGTCAATGCGGCCATCGTTGTTCTTGTCACCATCCTTCATGAGCTCCTCAATGTCGTCCTCTGTGATGGTCTCACCCGTAGCCTGAAGCATGATCTTCAGCTCCTCCAGGTCGATGTAGCCGTCAGTGTTTCTGCCAGTTGGGTGAGGGGGGCCTCAGAGCCCATggtaggggcagggggaggggaagaagcagCCCTGCTCAAGACCCCAGGAAGTAAGGAAGAGCCACTGGGAGATGGGGCATCCCATCCCGCATTGCACAGAACGGGAGACTGAGGCCTCGAGGTCACAAGACTGTCCCCCTCTGCCCAGTTCCACTAGGGTCAGGGGCAGAGGTCAAGGGTCACACACTCACTTGTCAAACATGCGGAAGAGGTCAGAAAGCTCCTCCTCAGACTTTCCTTTGCTGTCATCCTTCATGCACCGAACCATCATGACCAAGAACTCATCAAAGTCTACTGTGCCGCTGCCTGGGGGGGTGGGCAGCACAGCCGTTGGAGAgcaacagtcagaatggctggCACTGCCCTTGACACTAGACCCCACTGTTCTCACTGCATCCTCATAGCAACTCTGTGAGACAAGTGTGGTCAgtgtgcccattttatagatgatatggccaaggctcagagaggctaaacaGCTCCTTTAAGGGCACAGagtaataagtggcagagccaggatgcagGTCCCCAGAGAGTTGGGGGCACTATGAGtccggggcagggcaggggggcaAAGGGGCTCACCATCCTCATCCACCTCGTCAATCATCTCCTGTAACTCCTCAGGTGTGGGGTTCTGCCCCAGCATCCTCATCACTTTGCCCAGCTCCTTGGTGCTGATGCAGCCATCCTCAGCGCCCAGCACGAAGATGTCAAAGGCTGCCTTGAACTCTGTGTCCaataggaggggaggggaaacagAGCAGCCAGGGCTCAGCAGCCAAGAACCTGGAAGGCCAGACCCCTAGGGCCACCTGCTAACCTGCCCACTTCCCTCTGAGACCTCTGAGGTCACAGGGAGAGGGACCCCAGCCTCTGGCCTCCAGCCTGGGGTCCTCATGCTCCCCCAGCCCGGCTCTGCTGTTCCCCCACATGCGTGTTGGGGTACTCACCATTTTTCTGCTCTTCTGTCAGCTGCTCTACCTAGAGAGGAAAAGAGGTCTCAGGACCCAGGCTCAGGCCTTAACTGCTGTCGAGGAAACCAACCCATTCCACAGGTGGGAAGACTGAAACCCGGAAGAAGCAGGCCATTCCCAGGTCACAGAGCAGAGGCCTCAGTTCTCCCTCCTAGCCCCCAGAATCCTGAGGTGACCCAGCTGGCCTCACTGAGACTGGGCTCAGGGCCAGGGTGACAGGTGGGCACCCCCTCCAGGACTAAGGTGACCCTGAGTAACAATAGTCAGTGACCACTCAACGCCCTttcgcccccaccccccaccgaaACCCAAGCTGGGTGGCCTGAGAGACAGCTGTCCCTCAGGTTGGGACAATAAAACCAGTGTGGGGGTGGGCAAAGCCACCCACTGTAACCTGACCGGGGTGGCCACTGGGCTATTTTTAACAGGGGACAAAGTTAAACCTGGTGATTGTTCTGGGGACTCTGGCATGCAGGGGTAGGGCAGCGTTATCTGGCCCCCTGGCCTGCTGGTGCCTCAGGAGCCAAAATTAGTCCCTGGCTCTGCCAGGCCTTGTATGGGCACAGGGTGGAGGGCTGGTGtccccctcccagctccacgGACTCCTGCAGGATAGGCAGGGGCACCCCCATAGCCAGCCATAGcccttccctgcccaggaatgGGGCCACATTTCCCAGGGCTGAGGGAGGGGTTCCCTTTTGGACAGCTGTCTGTGTCAGATGTCCTTGTCTCTGCGCTGGGGGTAGGTCAGCAACACGCCCCATCCCGAGATAGAATAGCATCTGAAGCCCCTCAGTGGCCCCAGCAGGGACTTGGGGTGACCTGACCACCCGCTAGCCCTTACCCCTGGCTAAGCCACTGAGCCCTGAGCCTGCCAGGCCAGATGGGGGCTGGGGCCCCAGTGCTCTGCTCCTTCTTCCCAGTCACTCCCTGCCTGCCTCAAACTTCAAAGCCCCTTCTTCAGCTCAGGATTCTGGCTCTGCAGCCCCCTTCTCACAACCCCTGTCCCACCCTCCACAGCATCTTCAGCCAGTCAAGGgactggagggggtgggggattgGGAGTGTGTGAGAAGCAGAATGTGAGGGACAGAGATGGGGGGCAGGGAAACAGCGACAGAGCCTCAGAGGAAGAGCCTGGGaggaacaaagagacagaaagagactgGGAAAGTGACCAGAGACACAAACGCAGAGAGATGTGGCCAGGAGACAATGACACAGACTATAGATGTCTGGAGACAGGTCTAGACTTGTTGCAAAAGCTTCGACATCCTCTTCCACCACCCTGCACAGCTCCCACAGACCCTAAACTCACCCCTTCCACACCCGGGAACACCAGACCCACCATCCCCTTGAAGGTCTGGGCTGAAAGTATGTGGGTCCTCTCCTGGGTCCCCACCACCTCCTGGGGGTGACCTTGCACCCCATCCCGAGCTGAATGAGCCCCCAGTGGGCCaacccaccccagccctgcccagaccCATCCCTCACCGCAGCCTTGTAGATGTCATCCATACTGGCGGCTCACAGGGCAGGCTGCTGGTGTTGCCAGCAGCCCTGGGCTTAAATAGCCCTGCCCCATCTCATTCCCCGCCCAGCCCACCCCTGCCTGCAGTatcctccactccctccccccggcTCTGGTGATCTCACACTGGCCTGAGTCCTGTGTCCTCTGCCCAGGGCAAGGAGCCGATGAAGGGCTACAAGGAccagttctcttttcttctgtcccCCATTCCTCCAGGGGACTCTCTGGAAAGGTTTTAATGAGTGAAAACGTGAGCCCAGGACAGGACAGGAGCTCCAGTGTCGTGGGCCTCAGGCCAGGCCCCTATACACATTATCTCAACTCCTATCCAACCAGGGGGGTGGGTGACGCTCCTGGGGGGGTGGCGACTTGCTCAAGGTCTGTCTGACTTGGTAGCTCCTGCCTTAAGTTAAACCTCTCTGGAGTAGGGGCAGCAGTATACAAGAAGAGGCTGGGAGTGTAGGACCGGGCCAAGAGAAGCCTCGAATGCCAAGCTCAGAGTATGGTGCTGTGGAACTGGTGGAGAAGGAAGGCACTGACCTACCTCAGGAGAGTGTGGTCTGGAGCCCTTCTGCCAAGGGTGCCAGAGGAGCCATGCCCAAGACCTCTCATCTCCCCAGGGAGAAAAGTACTAGCTCTAGGCTTGACTGCACTCaatcagtcattcaacaaatattgatacaCCAACAGATGCCCCATCTGTGTAAGACTCTCCCCCTCCAGTTCCGTTACCACCTCTCTTTTCTAGACCTGGGTCTTCCCCTGAGTTAGGGCTGCTTCTCTGTGCTTCCCCTTTCCAGTACTGTAGTTCCTGGGTCCAGGACCAGGCTGTTGCCCCCTCATTTTGAGCTCTGGTAGGACACCATCTGGGGGTCTTGTGCCAGATGGCCAGCACATATCCCTTCCTTCCACCTAACCCTTCACCTCCTTCACACAGAGCCTACGCCAGTTCCCTGCCCTGCCTGACATGCATTGCATGGATTAACCCACTCAATTCTCTAGAAACCCATGTGACAGAGATCTCCGAGTCTCGGAGAGGTTAAGAAATAGCCCAGTTATTCTGTCCTGCTCGGGCTCCAGGCACAGATCagatcttccttctctctcaaccCTCTCGTGCCCTCCAGGGAATAAGCCCAAGAGCCAGGTGAGATGTGGTTACTGTCTCTTATCtggagagggaaactgaggccaggcgTGGCAGTGACTTGCTTCGGGTAGCCCGGAAGGTGCGGGGCCATCGCACCTCCCTTCCTGGGCACCTAGCGGCAGTGCCCAGAGCAGTCCCTGCATAGGCCCTCAGTTTCTCCCACGCTGCAAAGAGCGCGGCAGGCGGCGCCACGCAGGTGCCGGTTACGCAAGAGGACAGTCCCCGGCGTCCTGCGCACGCGCGCCGCTGGCGGCTGCTGTCAATTACGCGCGAAGGGGGGAGTGGGGCGGGGGCGCGAGAAGGCGGCGGGGCCAAGATGGCTGCACGGCGctcggcgggggcggggggcggcgggggcctGGGGGCGGTGGGACGCTGACCCCGCCCCCTGCTGCTGCCAGTCTGCaccgggcggcggcggcgaccgAGCCCGGAacatggcggcggcggcggcgcgcagCTTTGGTCCCGAGCGGGAGGCCGAGCCGGCCAAGGAGGCGCGCGTCGTGGGCTCTGAGCTCGTGGACACGTATACGGTGTGCTGGGGGCTTGGGCGCCCGAACTGGGGGTGGCGTCTGGAACCCGGAGCC encodes:
- the TNNC1 gene encoding troponin C, slow skeletal and cardiac muscles, which codes for MDDIYKAAVEQLTEEQKNEFKAAFDIFVLGAEDGCISTKELGKVMRMLGQNPTPEELQEMIDEVDEDGSGTVDFDEFLVMMVRCMKDDSKGKSEEELSDLFRMFDKNTDGYIDLEELKIMLQATGETITEDDIEELMKDGDKNNDGRIDYDEFLEFMKGVE